In Shewanella psychrotolerans, the genomic stretch CGAACAAGTTGCGCAAGATGTTTTAATCCATCTGATTGATCCGTTAAAAGAAGCTTATGCCGAACAAGGTGAAATTAAAGCCCACCTAAATGAAATGCATAAAGATATTATTGATAATCTCGATATTTTCCTAGAGCAAAATGAAGAGCAAGTTGCCCTATCCTACGCGTCACTCGAAAAGAAGATGCCTCGGCGTTATCAAGTTAATGTATTAGTTAATCACGCAAATAAAGTGATGCCGATTGTGATAGAGGAAAGCCCTAACTATCACAATATCTTTGGTTATATCGAAAACGCTACTTTTAAAGGCACCATTTTTTCAGATTTCTCATTGATCCGCGCCGGAAGTTTGCACAAAGCTAATGGCGGCGTGTTGATGATCGATGCTATTAAGGTACTAGAACAACCTTACGTATGGGATGGATTAAAACGAGCGCTGCGGTCAAGAAAGCTTAGCCTCAGTTCACTGGAGCGTGAAGTAACTTTGTCGGGCACCATCTCTCTTGACCCAGAAGCCATTCCGTTAGATGTGAAAATTATTCTGTTTGGTGACTATCAAACATACCAACTTTTACAGCATTATGACCCTGAATTTAAAGAACTATTTAGAGTCACTGCCGACTTTGAAGATGAAATGCCAAGAACCGATGCGTCAGAAGCTCTATATGCCAAATTTATTTCGAGTATAGTTCATGGCAACAAAATGCTGCATTGCGACCGTGGTGCAATAAAACGCATCATCGAATTTAGCTCACGTCAGGCGGATGCACAAAACAAGCTTTCGCTTCATTCAGCGGATATTGCAAACTTGCTGCGTGAATCTAACTACGTAGCTAAATCTAGTAATGCTAACATGATAAGGCTTGGCCACGTTGAGCAAGCGCTGCGTAATCATGAACATAGGGTATGTCGTCTTAGAGACAACATTATGCAAAGCTTTGTTAATGGGACTACCTTAATCGACACTCAAAACGCTGTTGTGGGTCAAATTAATGCGCTGTCGGTGCTGTCAACCTCTGATCACCAGTTTGGTGCACCGAACCGGATCACGGCGACCGTTGCTTTTGGGGAAGGAGCGGTATTTGATATCGAACGTAAAGTTGAACTTGGTGGCAGCATTCACTCCAAGGGGGTGATGATTTTAACCGCCTACCTTGCCACGGTTTTGGGGCAAACTGATAAGATTCCATTAACCACTCACCTCACCTTTGAACAAAATTATGGTGGGGTCGACGGTGACAGCGCATCGATGGCTGAGCTTTGCACCATTATCTCGGCGTTTGCTAAGTTACCACTTAGGCAAGATGTTGCGATAACGGGTTCTATGAACCAATTTGGGCAAGCTCAACCTATTGGCGGTGTGAATGAAAAGATTGAAGGCTTCTTTGATGTTTGCACTATAAAAGGACGCTGCAATACCCAAGGGGTCATTATCCCTAAATCGAATGTTCAAAACTTAATGTTGCGATCCGATATTGTTGATGCTGTTAAAAAAGGTACCTTTTCCATATGGGCGATTGACCATGTAACGGAAGCAATAGAGATATTAATGGGTGTGCAGGCTGGCGAGCGCGATTTTGAGTTTGAAGATTATGCTGATGATTCAGTATTTGGGATCGCAGATAGACGACTACAAAAACTCAGAGCCCATATAAAAAGCCAAGCTAAGTCCGCTAAATAGACGCTATTTTTATTAATGATAGCCATCGTAAACATAACAGCAAAATGGCCGGTAAATCACCGGCCATTTGATTGATCTTTTAACCGAACACTCGGCTTATCTATTTGTCTGCTTGATTAAGCAAAAGCATCTTGCAATGGTGGTACAACTTGCTTCTTGCGACTAAGAACGCCATCTAACCAAACTCGGCCGTTCTCGGTTGCTTTGCCGTAGGCGCGTGCAGTCAAGTCATCACAATCTGATACCACCAGCATTTCAGAACCTTCTTTCATAATATCTGTTAGTAATAACAACACACTATGACGATTACCTTCTGCTTTTAGCGCAGCAATATCTGCTTCAAGCTCGGCTTTGATATCATCAAATACAGACAGATCAATCACCTCAAGCTGGCCGATACCGATTAAGTTACCGTTCATGTTGAAGTCTTTAAAGTCACGCATAACAAGATCGCGAACCGGTGTGCCTTCAACGGCTGATTTAACCTTAAACATCTCCATGCCTAGGGCTTTAAAATCTTCAATTCCAGCAATTTCGGCTAATGCTTCAACACATCTAATATCGGCAGTTGTGCAGGTTGGCGATTTAAAAATAACGGTGTCGCTTAAGATGGCGCACAGCATGATGCCTGCGATGTCTTTTGGAATTTCAACATTGTAGAAATCATACATCATCTTAATAACGGTATTACTGCAGCCGACTGGACGGATCCAACACTCGAGCGGAGTCGATGTAGTTAGGTCACCTAACTTATGGTGATCAACGATCCCCACAATGGTAGCTTGAGCAATATCATCTGGTGCTTGAGTTAATTCTGAATGATCAACAATGTAAACTTGTTCGCCAGCATAGCTCTCTTTGAACTCAGGAGCTTCGAAACCGAAACGTTCGAGTATGAATGCTGTCTCTGGAGAAAGTTCACCAAGACGCGCTGGAATAGCCGCTTCGCCGATCTGATTTTTAAGATAAGCGAGTGCGATAGCGCCGCAAATAGAATCTGAATCTGGGATCTTATGTCCCACAACGTACATTGGCATAGTTAATTCTCACGGTAAAATTTGCCGCATTTTACCAAAGAAGAATAAAATTTACATTAGCTAAAAACATTAATTAGTTAGCGCGAAGTAACCCCATATGTGTTTTTTGCTTACCCTAATAAGTTTAGCCCAAGCTCTAAGGATGGGGTCAAAACGTCGTGACGGAACCTGCATAAGGAAAATACAATGCTATTGGTGATCTGCGTTGTGACGTAGATTAGCAAAAACAAGAGCCCGCATAGCGAGCTCTTGTTAACGTAATGGTTCGATTAATGATTTTTCAAGAAACGATCGACGCTGGCCTGCTCTCTTGCCTTGAGTTGTACACAGTCTCTAACACGCTCTTCGAGTTTCGACAGGCTTCTGGCATAACCAGGAACCGTATCTATCTTGGTTGAGAAAAATGCATTTGCACGTGCAAGCGACTCGAGGTCGCAACTACCGACTAAAAATCCGGGTAGACGAGGTAATGCGAACGGCGGTAATTTATCAGCAAGCGCCGCATAATTAGCATATACCCAGTTGCTAAAGGCCGTCTGACGTGCCTTGGTATAATGTTGACCAGCAAACAGATAACTTAGATCTGGCGCGGTTAGCTTTTCACTTAAGCTATATGCCAATATATCTTGCTGCAGTTTCCCCTCTGATGCATAACCTAATGCATACAACAGATTTGTTCTTTGCTGTGGGTCTTTGGTTGTTTCAAAAACCTGTTTAACCTTCTTAAGTAGTGCTGCATCACCATGAAATACGGCAAGTTGTAAATAGGTGCTAATAAGATAGGGATCGACTTCAATTGGCGTATCTAAATAGCGCAGTGTTTGGGCCTTTGCCGTTGCAATAATATTAACATCGTGGCCTTCAAAGCCTAATAACGCAATTAGCAATGGGCGTAACTTACTGATCTGAGCATCTTCACCCGATTTAGTGGTTAAGCCGTAGGAGTCTAGCGCGTTTCGCGCTTTTTGAGTGACAAATTTTGCCCATAATTCGCGGTTACTGTCATCGACAAAGGTGCCCTTTTGCGCTTGCAAATAACCAAGTGCATCGGAGACAATTTGTGGATGCTTATCATTGATAAACTCTCCTAAGATATTGAACAGATCGCCACCAGAAATATACCCTGCTTCGAGTAGTGCGTCAGCTGCCGAAATTAATGCTTTACGCTCTTTGGGGGTTAGCGCCGTTTTACTGTTGCTGAGCAATATCGCCATCTGATCGGCTGTTAATAACCAGCGGTAATAGCCCATGCCTTGTGCATCAGGGAATACCCACTTAGGTGCAAATGGGAGTTCAAATGTTTTACTCGGCGCGTCCAGCAGTAATGTTTGCTCGCTAACTTGGTGACTATCGCCAAACTTGACTGATACAGGCACTGTCCAGGTCTGTGCGGGTGCCTTGGTTGCCGCCGAGACGAAGCGCTGTTGATTCAAGGTTAATTTGTTACCTGACACGTCAACGCTGATTAAAGGATAAGAGGATTGTTCAATAAAGGTTTTTAATACCTTGGCCACATTTTTACCCGAGGCTTTAGCTAACGCATTCCATAGATCATCTGCCGTGGTATTTTTGTATGCATGGGCCTTTATGTAATTACGTATTCCCGATTTAAAGGCTTCTTCTCCAATCCAATTTTCTACCATAGAAAGCACGGATTCGCCTTTACTGTATGCGAGCCCTAGCCCATCCATAATATCAGCTTCGGTTTTGATTGGCTTACGAATGGGCTTAGTCGATAGACGCGCATCAACGTCCATTACACGATTTTTTGATAAACGTAAATTAGACTCAAACTCTGGATGGGTCTGATGAGTGATCTTTGAGGCCATCCAACTGGCAAATGCTTCGTTTAGCCACAGATCGTTCCACCATTTCATGGTCACTAAATTGCCATACCATTGATGAGCAAGCTCATGAGCGACAATGGATACCGTGCGTTGACGCGCATTTTGAGTGGCGTTGCTGTCATCGAGTAACAAGATATCTTCGCGATATGTGACTAACCCAGCGTTCTCCATCGCACCAAAAGGAAACTCAGGCACAGCAACAGAATCGAGTTTGGCATAAGGGTAATCGACACCAAAATACTCTTCTAATGCACCTAGCACTATAGGCATCTGTTCGGCAGCATACTTAGCTAATTCAATTTTGCCCTTAGTCGTGATCACCCTGCCCGGTATTTTCATGCCAGTCACTTCAAGCTCTTCAAACTGACCTACAGCGAATGCGACGAGATACGATGGGATCGGTTTGGTTTGGGCAAATGTATGACGCGTTAGCTCACCTTTTACCACCGTCTCCATTTCAGGTGTGTTGCTATACACCTTTTCGTCGCTAGGCGCGGTGATGGTTACTTGAAACGGAATTTTATATTCAGGTTCGTCAAATACAGGGAATGCTCTACGAGCATCGCTCATCTCAAATTGAGTAAACAGATAAGGTAGGTCGGCATCGATAGTTTTGTACAACCCGACAGATTGGCGGTTGTAAGGCGCAGCAAAGTCCATTGATAAGGTATATTTGCCTGGGGCAATCTCATCGTCGCATTTGAGTTTAACGATACCAGTATCAAGCATATTGGCGTTCATATCACATTGAAACGCGCCATCAAGCTTAATGTTAGATACCGTATAAGCGACACCATTAATATCGATAATGTGTGTTGGGCTAAGCACTTCTATTTGGATCTGCGTTGAACCTGAAAAGCTATCGAGCTTGGGATCTAAGTTGAAGTTTATGGCTTGGGAAAGTGGCTTTGCGACTTTACTTAAGACATATTCATTAGCGCTTAGCGATGCACTGCTACATAGCGCCGCGGTCACGATTGCTGAAGTGACAATACGGTACATGGGATTCCTTTAATTTAATAATGATACCAAGCGCCCTCGTTAGTTTATCCGATCTTTCTTGTATACCTTCTCTTTTCATGACGTTATAACCAGTTTTATATTTGCTATAAGTCTGCTTTTTAATTAAGAAAAATAGAGCTGCTAAGGAGTTTGATTGGTACTTCTGAACGTGCCATAGGACGTAGCAGCGATAATGGCTGCAGTGTCGTGTGGCGATTTTGTGGCAAATGTTACAAAATTGACTGCTTTATAGCTAGCCTAGTACACATCTGCTTACCAAAACATCTAGGTACCAAAATAAAGCATTAAAGTTTATCTGCTGACATTTGGTAATGAACCACCTCAACATAGCCCTTTGGCGTAGGGTATTGAGCTATTTGGTTAAAGGTCATTCCCAATTTTTGCATGATCTTTATTGATGCTAAGTTACCCTCATCAGCAACGGCCGAAAGGTAACTAACATCCGTTTGCTTTGCGATTTGTGTGGCGACCGCACTTGCCGCCTCTGTCGCGTAACCTTTACCCCAGCAACACTGCTTAAAGCGCCAACCGACCTCAATATCATGATACTGGGGGCTGTCGCCAAAAAAGTCCATGGGACGCACTAAAATCCACCCAATATAGCGCGATGATAAAGCGCTATTGTCGCTCAGAGTGCTGACTTTCCAGATGCCCCAACCCTTCTCTGGATTGGTATAAGCCTTAAGCCGTGGTAATAAGATATTGCTGATCTCGTCCATAGTGCTAGGCCTACCGCCGTTAATATAGCGCATTACCTCTGGGTCTTGATCTAGCTCAAACAGCAACTGACCGTCATCTTGGCCCATCATCTCAAAACATAATCGAGGACTATTGGCTATGTTCATATTTGGCTCCTTATACCTACGACGGCTATTCCATGGCCAGATATAATAGCCTTAATATTGACTCGCTATCAATTTAACCTGTTAACAAGGTAAGTTAATCAAAAAGCTTAAAAAGGAGTATGTCGATGGAAAGGTGTTTTAGCGTCACGTTTAGGATTGCCAATAGAGTTCGTACTAAACATTACAAAACGGAGCAAAGTGCAATGCGGGGCATTGGTAAGTGGCTGGTTAAACATCAAGATGAGCGTGATATCAACGCCTCATTTTTTAGTGAAACCCAAGGCCATTTAAGTTTTGATGCCCCTTTTGAAGAATCACCGCTAAGTGAAAACGTCGATTTCTATAAAAGCAAAGCCTGGCTAAAGTTGCGTTTAGAGGCATTAGAACGTTATGGCCGCCGCTGTGTCTCTTGTGGTGCATCGGTGCACACGGGCGTTGTATTGCATGTTGACCACATAAAACCTAGGTCGCTTTATCCACAACTCGCACTCGATATCAACAACTTACAAATTTTGTGTGAAGCATGCAACTTAGGGAAAATGGCATCAATGGAGCAAGATTGGCGTTAAGTCATATTG encodes the following:
- a CDS encoding GNAT family N-acetyltransferase is translated as MNIANSPRLCFEMMGQDDGQLLFELDQDPEVMRYINGGRPSTMDEISNILLPRLKAYTNPEKGWGIWKVSTLSDNSALSSRYIGWILVRPMDFFGDSPQYHDIEVGWRFKQCCWGKGYATEAASAVATQIAKQTDVSYLSAVADEGNLASIKIMQKLGMTFNQIAQYPTPKGYVEVVHYQMSADKL
- a CDS encoding manganese-dependent inorganic pyrophosphatase — encoded protein: MPMYVVGHKIPDSDSICGAIALAYLKNQIGEAAIPARLGELSPETAFILERFGFEAPEFKESYAGEQVYIVDHSELTQAPDDIAQATIVGIVDHHKLGDLTTSTPLECWIRPVGCSNTVIKMMYDFYNVEIPKDIAGIMLCAILSDTVIFKSPTCTTADIRCVEALAEIAGIEDFKALGMEMFKVKSAVEGTPVRDLVMRDFKDFNMNGNLIGIGQLEVIDLSVFDDIKAELEADIAALKAEGNRHSVLLLLTDIMKEGSEMLVVSDCDDLTARAYGKATENGRVWLDGVLSRKKQVVPPLQDAFA
- a CDS encoding M1 family metallopeptidase, with product MYRIVTSAIVTAALCSSASLSANEYVLSKVAKPLSQAINFNLDPKLDSFSGSTQIQIEVLSPTHIIDINGVAYTVSNIKLDGAFQCDMNANMLDTGIVKLKCDDEIAPGKYTLSMDFAAPYNRQSVGLYKTIDADLPYLFTQFEMSDARRAFPVFDEPEYKIPFQVTITAPSDEKVYSNTPEMETVVKGELTRHTFAQTKPIPSYLVAFAVGQFEELEVTGMKIPGRVITTKGKIELAKYAAEQMPIVLGALEEYFGVDYPYAKLDSVAVPEFPFGAMENAGLVTYREDILLLDDSNATQNARQRTVSIVAHELAHQWYGNLVTMKWWNDLWLNEAFASWMASKITHQTHPEFESNLRLSKNRVMDVDARLSTKPIRKPIKTEADIMDGLGLAYSKGESVLSMVENWIGEEAFKSGIRNYIKAHAYKNTTADDLWNALAKASGKNVAKVLKTFIEQSSYPLISVDVSGNKLTLNQQRFVSAATKAPAQTWTVPVSVKFGDSHQVSEQTLLLDAPSKTFELPFAPKWVFPDAQGMGYYRWLLTADQMAILLSNSKTALTPKERKALISAADALLEAGYISGGDLFNILGEFINDKHPQIVSDALGYLQAQKGTFVDDSNRELWAKFVTQKARNALDSYGLTTKSGEDAQISKLRPLLIALLGFEGHDVNIIATAKAQTLRYLDTPIEVDPYLISTYLQLAVFHGDAALLKKVKQVFETTKDPQQRTNLLYALGYASEGKLQQDILAYSLSEKLTAPDLSYLFAGQHYTKARQTAFSNWVYANYAALADKLPPFALPRLPGFLVGSCDLESLARANAFFSTKIDTVPGYARSLSKLEERVRDCVQLKAREQASVDRFLKNH
- a CDS encoding HNH endonuclease, translated to MERCFSVTFRIANRVRTKHYKTEQSAMRGIGKWLVKHQDERDINASFFSETQGHLSFDAPFEESPLSENVDFYKSKAWLKLRLEALERYGRRCVSCGASVHTGVVLHVDHIKPRSLYPQLALDINNLQILCEACNLGKMASMEQDWR
- a CDS encoding AAA family ATPase — its product is MPISPLTSDKLYCHCELSGLAPDIKSTKHLTPLNEIVGQERAQGAVEFAMSMKDKGYNIYAIGRNGLGKRTMVMRYLDRYEPSGHHQLYDWCYVVNFDDARTPKVLKLPQGHGVQFKKDVEQLMKRLVKALPLAFDNEMYYARAEKLKSQLATRQENALTQLTKEAASKNISLSITAQGSYELVAMNGEEPHSEASFAALSNKEQEQLEQQIGELESKLREVVRKFTAWEERYSEKQQKHDEQVAQDVLIHLIDPLKEAYAEQGEIKAHLNEMHKDIIDNLDIFLEQNEEQVALSYASLEKKMPRRYQVNVLVNHANKVMPIVIEESPNYHNIFGYIENATFKGTIFSDFSLIRAGSLHKANGGVLMIDAIKVLEQPYVWDGLKRALRSRKLSLSSLEREVTLSGTISLDPEAIPLDVKIILFGDYQTYQLLQHYDPEFKELFRVTADFEDEMPRTDASEALYAKFISSIVHGNKMLHCDRGAIKRIIEFSSRQADAQNKLSLHSADIANLLRESNYVAKSSNANMIRLGHVEQALRNHEHRVCRLRDNIMQSFVNGTTLIDTQNAVVGQINALSVLSTSDHQFGAPNRITATVAFGEGAVFDIERKVELGGSIHSKGVMILTAYLATVLGQTDKIPLTTHLTFEQNYGGVDGDSASMAELCTIISAFAKLPLRQDVAITGSMNQFGQAQPIGGVNEKIEGFFDVCTIKGRCNTQGVIIPKSNVQNLMLRSDIVDAVKKGTFSIWAIDHVTEAIEILMGVQAGERDFEFEDYADDSVFGIADRRLQKLRAHIKSQAKSAK